Proteins encoded together in one Bradyrhizobium sp. CB82 window:
- the gmd gene encoding GDP-mannose 4,6-dehydratase: MTRKRALITGVTGQDGAYLAELLLEKGYEVHGIKRRTSLFNTDRIDHLYLDPHEPDPAFRLHYGDLTDSSSLIRIVGQVQPDEIYNLAAQSHVAVSFEEPEYTANSDALGALRILEAIRIVGLEKKTRFYQASTSELYGLVQEIPQKETTPFYPRSPYAVAKLYAYWITVNYREAYGMYACNGILFNHESPVRGETFVTRKITRAMARIHLGLQERLYLGNLDALRDWGHARDYVEMQWLMLQQETPDDFVIATGVQHSVREFVDVAAREVGVRIRWEGTGVDEKGYDAETGKCIVSVDPRYFRPTEVATLLGDPTKAKQKLGWEPKTSFESLVREMMKEDVESAKRDELIKQHGFRYFTRHE, from the coding sequence ATGACCAGAAAACGCGCACTCATAACCGGTGTTACGGGACAGGACGGTGCCTATCTGGCCGAACTGCTTCTTGAGAAGGGCTACGAAGTCCATGGCATCAAGCGCCGGACTTCGCTTTTCAACACCGATCGTATCGATCATCTTTATCTTGATCCGCATGAGCCGGACCCGGCGTTCCGGTTGCACTACGGCGACCTCACGGATTCGTCGAGCCTCATTCGGATTGTCGGGCAGGTGCAGCCGGATGAGATCTACAATCTCGCCGCGCAAAGCCATGTTGCGGTTTCGTTTGAGGAACCGGAATATACCGCGAATTCAGATGCGCTGGGCGCACTTCGGATTTTAGAGGCGATCCGGATCGTCGGCCTGGAGAAGAAGACCCGTTTCTACCAGGCTTCGACGTCCGAACTCTATGGCCTCGTGCAGGAGATCCCGCAGAAGGAAACAACGCCCTTCTACCCGCGTTCCCCCTACGCCGTCGCCAAGCTTTACGCCTACTGGATCACGGTGAACTATCGTGAAGCCTACGGCATGTATGCCTGCAACGGTATCCTGTTCAATCACGAATCTCCCGTCCGCGGCGAGACCTTTGTCACCCGAAAAATCACCCGCGCCATGGCGCGGATCCATTTGGGACTGCAGGAACGCCTGTACCTCGGCAATCTCGATGCACTGCGCGACTGGGGCCACGCCCGCGACTATGTCGAGATGCAGTGGTTGATGCTGCAGCAGGAGACGCCGGACGATTTCGTCATCGCTACCGGCGTGCAGCACTCGGTGCGAGAATTCGTCGATGTCGCGGCCCGCGAAGTTGGAGTGCGTATCCGCTGGGAAGGCACGGGAGTGGACGAAAAGGGATACGATGCAGAAACTGGCAAGTGCATTGTCTCTGTGGACCCGCGGTATTTCCGACCGACCGAAGTCGCCACCCTTCTGGGTGACCCCACCAAGGCGAAACAGAAGCTCGGCTGGGAGCCGAAGACTTCCTTCGAAAGCCTGGTTCGGGAGATGATGAAGGAAGATGTTGAATCGGCGAAGCGGGACGAGTTGATCAAGCAACACGGCTTCCGCTATTTCACGCGACACGAGTAA
- a CDS encoding FkbM family methyltransferase gives MLTAPLHLAGRLHRYIYRRLYGDPNSYLELCSGVIHVGANAGQERDLYARHKLKVVWIEAIPEQFEALRQNIRSLPEQRAINALIADTDGKSYTFHVSNNDGLSSSILDLRGHKDIWPDVHYVRDITINSSTLKTALEMWRIDPGQYNALVLDTQGSELLVLRGAEELLGQFKFIKAEAADFESYRNCATVDQLCSYLKSFGFRVNREDRFAKRASGGAYFDILFERV, from the coding sequence ATGCTCACGGCGCCGCTCCACCTTGCCGGTCGATTGCACCGCTACATCTACCGCCGCCTTTACGGCGATCCCAACTCCTATCTGGAACTATGTTCCGGCGTGATTCATGTCGGCGCAAATGCTGGCCAAGAACGCGACCTCTATGCCCGACACAAGCTGAAGGTTGTGTGGATAGAGGCTATTCCGGAACAATTTGAAGCGCTCCGACAAAACATCCGTTCCTTACCTGAGCAGCGAGCAATCAATGCGCTGATCGCCGATACGGATGGCAAATCCTACACTTTCCATGTCTCGAATAATGATGGCCTGTCATCATCTATTCTGGATTTGCGGGGCCACAAGGACATCTGGCCGGATGTGCATTACGTCCGCGACATAACGATCAATTCTTCGACGTTGAAAACGGCTCTTGAGATGTGGAGGATCGATCCTGGTCAATACAATGCCCTTGTGTTGGACACTCAGGGATCGGAGTTGCTGGTTCTGCGGGGCGCGGAAGAACTCCTGGGGCAGTTCAAATTTATTAAGGCCGAAGCAGCGGACTTCGAGTCGTATCGAAATTGTGCGACCGTTGACCAGTTATGCTCCTATCTGAAATCTTTTGGTTTTCGGGTGAACCGCGAGGATCGGTTTGCGAAGCGTGCGTCTGGTGGCGCCTATTTCGACATCTTGTTCGAGCGCGTCTAA
- a CDS encoding IS630 family transposase (programmed frameshift) gives MAKPLSMDLRERVLSCIESGVSGRQAAERFGVSPASVSRWRTREREQGDALPKAQGGDRKSHRIDAHQAAIIALLEASPDITIEELRHSLSKQGLSFGYGTIRRFFERHKITPQKKTAHAAEQNRPDVLKDREAWRESQDKLDRDRLVFIDETWASTNMARTHGRCRRGERLRASIPHGHWKTTTCVAALTTNGIIAPWVLDGPINRDAFETYVEKVLVPELPEHAIVIMDNLSSHKGPRIRKMIEAAGATLLYLPPYSPDLNPIENAFAKLKAHLRKAAERTIGGLWDAIGRIVDTYTPAESRNYFAAAGYLQSDRLTL, from the exons ATGGCGAAACCGTTGTCGATGGATCTTCGCGAACGTGTTCTTAGCTGTATTGAGAGCGGCGTTTCAGGCCGGCAGGCTGCTGAGCGATTTGGAGTGAGCCCGGCCAGCGTAAGCCGTTGGCGAACGCGCGAGCGGGAGCAAGGCGATGCTCTGCCAAAGGCTCAAGGCGGTGATCGCAAATCGCACCGGATCGATGCTCACCAGGCGGCGATCATAGCTTTGCTCGAGGCGTCGCCCGATATCACCATTGAGGAATTGCGGCACAGCTTGAGCAAACAAGGCCTATCCTTTGGCTATGGCACGATCCGCCGCTTCTTCGAACGTCACAAGATCACGC CGCAAAAAAAGACTGCCCATGCCGCAGAGCAGAACCGTCCGGACGTTTTGAAGGACCGCGAGGCTTGGCGCGAGAGCCAGGACAAGCTCGACCGGGATCGCCTCGTCTTCATTGATGAGACTTGGGCATCGACCAACATGGCGCGAACACACGGCCGCTGCCGGCGCGGTGAACGCCTGCGGGCCAGCATTCCTCACGGTCACTGGAAAACGACAACCTGCGTAGCCGCCCTCACCACGAACGGCATCATCGCTCCATGGGTGCTCGATGGCCCCATCAACCGCGACGCCTTTGAGACCTATGTCGAAAAAGTGCTCGTCCCCGAGCTGCCGGAACACGCCATCGTCATCATGGACAACCTGTCCAGCCACAAAGGACCACGCATACGCAAGATGATCGAGGCGGCCGGCGCCACGCTCCTCTATCTCCCGCCCTACAGCCCCGACCTCAATCCGATTGAGAACGCCTTCGCCAAGCTCAAAGCACACTTGCGAAAGGCCGCCGAACGGACCATCGGCGGCCTTTGGGATGCGATCGGGCGCATCGTCGACACCTACACGCCCGCAGAGTCTAGGAACTACTTCGCCGCCGCCGGCTATTTGCAATCTGATCGGCTAACGCTCTAA
- a CDS encoding GDP-L-fucose synthase has protein sequence MANVPFELKGKSVYVAGHRGMVGSALSRRLALEDVKLFTTERSEVDLRNQVQVFDWFARTRPQVVFIAAAKVGGIVANDTLRAEFIYDNIAIAANVIHAAHLHGAEKLMFLGSSCIYPKLAAQPLREDMVLTGPLEPTNEPYAIAKIAGIKMVEAYRSQYGSDFISVMPTNLYGPGDNYHPEHSHVVAALIRRFHEAKVSGAANVVVWGTGTPRREFLYVDDMADACVHLMKTYSGAELVNVGTGEDITIAEFGRVVAGVIGYRGEIAFDTSHPDGTPRKLLDVSRLARLGWRAQTSLEDGIRRTYEAYLSEQTAAAH, from the coding sequence ATGGCAAACGTTCCCTTTGAGCTGAAGGGCAAGAGCGTCTACGTCGCCGGCCATCGCGGCATGGTCGGCAGCGCGCTGTCGCGCCGGCTCGCGCTGGAAGACGTGAAGCTCTTCACGACGGAACGGAGCGAGGTCGATCTGCGCAACCAGGTCCAGGTGTTCGATTGGTTCGCCAGAACCCGCCCGCAGGTGGTTTTCATCGCCGCGGCCAAGGTCGGCGGCATCGTCGCCAACGACACGCTGCGGGCCGAGTTCATTTACGACAACATCGCGATCGCCGCGAATGTCATCCACGCCGCGCATCTGCATGGCGCGGAGAAGCTGATGTTTCTCGGCTCCTCCTGCATCTATCCAAAGCTCGCGGCCCAGCCGCTGCGCGAGGATATGGTGCTGACCGGCCCGCTCGAGCCGACCAACGAGCCCTATGCGATCGCCAAGATCGCCGGCATCAAGATGGTGGAAGCCTATCGGAGCCAGTACGGAAGCGACTTTATCAGCGTGATGCCGACCAATCTCTACGGCCCCGGCGACAACTACCATCCCGAACATAGCCACGTGGTCGCCGCCCTGATCCGCCGCTTTCACGAAGCAAAGGTCTCAGGCGCTGCAAACGTCGTCGTCTGGGGCACCGGGACGCCGCGGCGCGAGTTTCTCTATGTCGACGACATGGCAGATGCCTGCGTCCATCTGATGAAGACCTATTCGGGCGCGGAGCTCGTCAATGTCGGGACCGGCGAGGACATCACGATCGCCGAGTTCGGCCGCGTTGTCGCTGGTGTTATCGGCTATCGCGGCGAGATCGCCTTCGACACCTCGCACCCCGACGGTACGCCGCGCAAGCTGCTCGACGTCAGCCGTCTGGCGAGACTTGGGTGGCGCGCGCAGACATCGCTCGAGGACGGCATCAGGCGCACTTACGAAGCTTATTTGTCTGAGCAGACGGCCGCCGCTCACTAG
- a CDS encoding FkbM family methyltransferase, translating into MLDLDLRSQTQMVLGLWERETYSFVQTAGANVQWLIDIGAGSGEMTLHFLRQPHLIRAIAVEPDPAEVDAFRRHLKLNGFSEDSCQIVNGRIGSGEGMVPLADLINLLQGRGFIKIDVDGAEMEVLESAGTLLDEGNVAMLIETHSDQLETDCMAWLLKRNYRTSIIKNAWWRRILPDGRVIAHNRWLSAIR; encoded by the coding sequence GTGCTCGATCTCGACTTGCGTTCACAGACCCAGATGGTGCTGGGACTTTGGGAGAGGGAGACCTACTCTTTCGTGCAAACTGCCGGGGCAAACGTCCAATGGTTGATCGATATCGGCGCCGGTAGTGGAGAAATGACGCTGCACTTCCTACGCCAGCCCCACTTGATCAGGGCGATCGCAGTCGAGCCGGACCCGGCGGAGGTGGATGCGTTTCGACGCCACCTGAAACTCAATGGATTTTCTGAGGATTCCTGCCAAATCGTTAATGGCCGTATCGGCAGCGGTGAAGGAATGGTGCCGTTGGCGGACCTGATTAACCTTCTGCAGGGTCGGGGCTTCATCAAGATCGATGTCGATGGCGCCGAGATGGAGGTTCTCGAGAGCGCAGGAACCCTTCTCGACGAGGGAAATGTTGCCATGTTGATCGAAACCCACTCGGATCAGTTGGAGACCGACTGCATGGCGTGGCTGCTCAAACGCAACTACAGGACATCGATCATCAAGAATGCCTGGTGGCGACGCATTCTGCCGGACGGGCGGGTGATTGCGCACAATCGCTGGCTGTCCGCCATCCGGTAG
- a CDS encoding WcaF family extracellular polysaccharide biosynthesis acetyltransferase, translated as MSERPILEHSERFGWVVTSSRKSVSKMPDADSVRVQDLSRYANPKGLRGRSAPFVQLWWIVEALLFRPTPQIFFAWRRLVLRLFGAKIGPGVLIRPSVRIVYPWKVSIGANSWIGDDVHLYSLGEIEIGHDVVVSQGTYVCTGSHDHRTPDFPIFVRPIVIEPEAWVAAQCFIAPGVRIGRGAVVQARAVVMRDVSAGTIVGGHPAAVIGSRRPDGRP; from the coding sequence ATGAGCGAAAGGCCCATTTTAGAGCATTCCGAACGATTCGGATGGGTGGTTACCAGCAGCCGCAAGAGCGTTTCCAAGATGCCAGATGCAGACAGCGTTCGCGTTCAGGATCTTTCCAGGTATGCAAATCCCAAGGGGCTCCGCGGCCGGTCGGCCCCGTTTGTCCAGTTGTGGTGGATCGTCGAGGCGCTGCTTTTCCGGCCGACGCCGCAGATCTTCTTTGCTTGGCGAAGACTTGTTCTGCGGCTCTTTGGCGCCAAGATCGGCCCAGGTGTACTGATCCGGCCATCGGTGCGCATAGTCTATCCCTGGAAAGTGTCGATCGGAGCGAATTCCTGGATCGGGGACGACGTGCATCTCTACAGTCTTGGCGAAATCGAGATCGGTCATGACGTCGTCGTGTCGCAAGGGACTTATGTGTGTACGGGTTCGCACGATCACCGGACCCCTGACTTTCCAATCTTCGTCCGTCCCATCGTCATCGAACCCGAGGCTTGGGTTGCTGCACAATGCTTCATCGCCCCGGGGGTCAGGATTGGTCGTGGCGCCGTCGTGCAGGCCCGTGCCGTCGTGATGCGGGACGTTTCCGCCGGTACAATCGTGGGCGGTCACCCCGCCGCTGTGATTGGCTCCCGGCGTCCGGATGGGCGCCCGTAA
- a CDS encoding WcaI family glycosyltransferase, with amino-acid sequence MKILAYGLNYAPELTGIGKYSSELCEWLAGRGHTVEVVTAHPYYPNWVLAEGYDNRSYRHEVRNQVKVRRCPLYLPRVVPTGKRGRILSHASFAISSVPKLMASARKLRPDVLLAVTPSFLIAPMALAVSRMFRTPSWLHVQDFELDAAFELGMLTGSNLRRAAMSVESVILRKFDRVSTISPRMMDRLHTKGAAPESTVKFRNWVDTDAISPADRQTRFREQLGLSDRHIVALYAGSIAAKQGIESLAQAAAELQAKAPEVVFVFCGGGALLKHLVKIAAPLSNVRFLDLQPDERMQELLATADIHLIPQRAQVSDFMLPSKLAPILASGRPAVAMAYPGTQLATEIEGAGIAVPPSDQQALSEAILKLAKDHGLRMRMGEHARALACARWHKETILSEFEARLIEVASRGRKNG; translated from the coding sequence ATGAAGATTTTGGCGTACGGCCTCAATTACGCTCCTGAGCTGACCGGAATCGGGAAATATTCCAGCGAACTCTGCGAGTGGTTAGCCGGGCGCGGTCACACGGTCGAAGTTGTGACGGCTCACCCCTATTACCCCAATTGGGTGCTTGCCGAAGGTTACGACAACCGGTCCTACCGGCATGAAGTCAGGAACCAGGTCAAGGTCCGCCGCTGCCCGCTCTATTTGCCCCGGGTTGTACCCACCGGCAAGCGCGGCCGGATCTTGAGCCATGCCTCTTTCGCAATTTCCAGCGTCCCCAAGCTGATGGCCTCGGCACGCAAATTGCGGCCGGATGTCCTGCTGGCCGTGACACCCTCGTTTCTTATCGCGCCCATGGCTCTGGCGGTTTCGCGAATGTTTAGGACTCCAAGCTGGCTCCACGTTCAAGACTTCGAGCTTGATGCCGCCTTTGAACTTGGCATGCTCACAGGCAGCAATCTCCGGCGTGCGGCGATGTCCGTCGAATCTGTCATTTTGCGCAAGTTTGATCGGGTATCGACGATCTCGCCTCGCATGATGGATCGGCTGCATACCAAGGGCGCTGCGCCCGAAAGTACCGTAAAATTCCGGAATTGGGTCGACACGGATGCAATCAGTCCAGCCGATCGACAGACCCGATTCCGGGAGCAGCTCGGCTTGTCGGATCGCCACATCGTTGCTCTCTATGCAGGAAGCATCGCAGCCAAGCAGGGCATCGAGAGTCTTGCGCAGGCCGCGGCGGAGCTCCAGGCCAAGGCGCCTGAGGTCGTGTTCGTTTTTTGTGGTGGCGGGGCGTTGTTGAAGCATCTTGTCAAGATCGCGGCTCCCCTATCGAATGTGAGGTTCCTCGACTTGCAACCAGACGAGCGAATGCAAGAATTGCTTGCGACCGCAGATATCCACTTGATACCCCAACGGGCCCAGGTCTCCGATTTTATGCTACCCTCCAAGCTCGCTCCTATTCTGGCCTCCGGAAGACCAGCGGTCGCGATGGCATACCCTGGCACTCAGCTGGCGACCGAAATTGAAGGCGCCGGCATTGCAGTGCCGCCGTCTGACCAACAGGCACTATCCGAAGCGATTTTGAAGCTTGCCAAAGACCACGGCTTGCGAATGCGCATGGGAGAGCACGCCCGCGCGCTGGCATGCGCGCGCTGGCACAAGGAAACCATTCTGAGCGAGTTCGAAGCGAGACTTATCGAAGTCGCCAGCCGCGGGCGCAAGAATGGCTGA
- a CDS encoding glycosyltransferase, with protein MADVAGPTVNVAVCGDFKQLQLIPELNKIADLGRVYYASRLSSNAARLQIDRSQARNLFLKEYLLQFHARYLNHAFANTIYPFYDSIWLAAAHAAWERCEVLHAVVQGKALSLLQRAKREGAVILGHPIVCHPAFFEHEMRIELERLSIAPGPYLADTINTLAEIELCDRIFCLSGLVRDSFVAAGFSADAIDIIQLPTDLETFVPAQTSAKDLPFRVLCVAELNPIKGHVYLLEAWKALKLANAELIFVGTMRREMKTVLKRYEGQFTYLGPLGRSDLVRLYQESSLLVLPSVQDGFGFVVTEALACGVPAIVTEHVGARDVITPGVNGFVVPPRSAEAIAEAISKVYSSRSLQQSLRQGAIASRETFPDMATTVQQITAAYRQTYAARNPARPSM; from the coding sequence ATGGCTGACGTCGCCGGACCGACGGTCAATGTTGCGGTCTGCGGTGATTTCAAGCAGCTTCAGCTCATTCCCGAATTGAACAAAATCGCGGATCTGGGCCGCGTCTATTACGCCTCGCGATTGTCGAGCAACGCCGCGCGTCTTCAAATCGATCGATCCCAGGCGCGGAATCTCTTCTTGAAAGAGTATCTTCTTCAGTTTCATGCCCGATACCTGAATCACGCCTTCGCAAATACGATATATCCTTTCTACGACTCGATATGGCTTGCGGCCGCACATGCCGCCTGGGAGCGCTGTGAAGTACTGCACGCCGTCGTCCAAGGGAAAGCTTTGAGCCTTTTGCAACGGGCCAAACGGGAGGGCGCCGTCATTTTGGGGCACCCCATCGTATGCCATCCTGCGTTCTTCGAACACGAAATGCGGATCGAACTTGAGCGTTTATCGATCGCGCCTGGCCCCTACCTCGCTGATACTATCAACACTCTCGCGGAGATCGAGCTTTGCGATAGGATCTTCTGCCTCTCGGGGTTGGTTCGCGACAGTTTCGTTGCCGCAGGCTTTTCGGCGGACGCCATCGATATTATCCAGTTGCCTACGGACCTTGAGACGTTCGTTCCTGCGCAAACCTCTGCAAAGGACTTACCCTTTCGGGTGCTCTGCGTTGCAGAACTCAATCCAATCAAGGGACACGTCTATCTGCTCGAGGCCTGGAAGGCGCTCAAGCTTGCGAACGCCGAGTTGATCTTCGTGGGCACCATGAGGCGGGAGATGAAGACGGTTCTCAAGCGCTATGAAGGGCAATTCACCTATCTTGGTCCTCTCGGACGCAGCGATCTCGTTCGTCTCTATCAGGAAAGCTCGCTTTTGGTCTTGCCCTCGGTTCAAGATGGTTTCGGATTCGTGGTAACCGAAGCTCTTGCCTGCGGCGTTCCGGCGATCGTAACGGAGCACGTCGGAGCTCGCGACGTGATCACCCCCGGTGTGAACGGATTTGTCGTTCCGCCACGATCGGCTGAAGCAATTGCCGAAGCAATTTCGAAAGTTTACTCTTCTCGGTCGCTCCAGCAGAGCCTTCGACAGGGTGCAATCGCAAGCCGCGAGACCTTCCCGGACATGGCGACAACAGTGCAGCAGATAACAGCAGCCTATCGTCAAACCTACGCGGCAAGGAACCCTGCCAGACCTTCAATGTGA
- a CDS encoding glycosyltransferase family 4 protein, which yields MGLGKRNIVISAAFPPPLHGLSKISHSIASDLAKLADVHRFDLSSRSLARSPVYHLRRLWAVLIAAGGILRNGLRPNPCLYIPADGGLGLVYTLFLTALARASGQAIFIHHHSFSAIDRRQLLMSVLVSVAGRRATHIFLCQLMQRRFRDNYSGEWRGVISSNVVHVPATSEMPSRATGRITVGLLSNLTQEKGLHLFLDLLRACQRRGVPVRGLLAGPIENSADAVMVEAARSEIGEHLSYLGPLYGAEKNRFLSELDIFVFPTRYRNEAQPNAVFEAMSAGAAVVVFARGCLGEDVSSDCGVLVEPSADFISAACEQFARWNEDRAALAAAKTAARQRFAECKAAAVEGYQQLLLAIADREPPARL from the coding sequence GTGGGCCTCGGAAAACGCAATATCGTAATCTCAGCCGCCTTCCCACCGCCGCTCCACGGCTTGTCGAAGATCTCCCATTCGATTGCTTCGGATCTCGCCAAGCTGGCGGATGTTCATCGTTTTGACCTGTCGTCGCGTTCTCTTGCGCGGTCTCCGGTCTATCATTTGCGAAGACTGTGGGCCGTCCTTATCGCAGCCGGTGGCATCCTGCGCAACGGCCTGCGCCCAAATCCCTGCCTTTACATTCCCGCAGATGGTGGGTTGGGCCTTGTCTATACGCTTTTCCTGACGGCGCTTGCGCGGGCTTCTGGCCAGGCCATCTTCATTCATCATCATAGCTTTTCGGCGATCGACCGACGGCAGCTATTGATGTCAGTGCTCGTTTCGGTTGCCGGCAGGCGTGCGACCCATATATTCCTATGCCAGCTAATGCAGCGCCGATTTCGCGACAACTACTCCGGCGAATGGAGGGGGGTGATTTCGTCGAACGTGGTGCATGTTCCCGCCACCTCGGAAATGCCCTCCCGCGCCACCGGCAGGATCACGGTTGGTCTGCTGAGCAATCTGACACAGGAAAAGGGACTTCATCTGTTTCTCGACCTGCTGCGGGCTTGCCAGCGCCGCGGCGTGCCGGTCAGGGGCCTGCTCGCAGGACCGATAGAGAACTCCGCGGATGCAGTCATGGTCGAAGCTGCGCGGTCGGAAATTGGCGAACACTTGAGTTACCTTGGCCCCCTCTATGGGGCCGAGAAGAACCGTTTTCTTTCCGAGCTCGACATATTCGTCTTTCCGACGAGGTATCGCAACGAGGCGCAACCCAATGCCGTTTTCGAGGCGATGTCCGCGGGGGCAGCCGTTGTGGTTTTTGCCAGGGGCTGTCTCGGGGAGGATGTCAGCTCCGACTGCGGGGTTCTCGTCGAGCCATCGGCCGATTTTATATCGGCTGCCTGCGAGCAGTTTGCACGATGGAACGAGGATCGAGCAGCACTCGCAGCCGCCAAGACGGCTGCACGCCAGCGATTTGCCGAGTGCAAGGCTGCTGCCGTCGAAGGCTATCAGCAATTGCTTCTCGCAATCGCCGATCGCGAACCGCCCGCTCGCTTGTAG
- a CDS encoding endo-1,3-alpha-glucanase family glycosylhydrolase: MLSTVGRLLFATVSAWIALSQTSCAEDRLSLPKMVFAHYMVCCPTNGLGATVEDFEHEIAIARTYGLDGFALNVPGWSREPHYLDISRRMFAAAERSAPSFKLFLSFDDAPVSDSATMLIELSASPAYLQVEGRPVVSTYSGTPEWGAALRERLSSSGVRPFLVPNYQYLTDRVWSRNYSRPTAQFLDSLFRGHPDINGYFVFGPDLGYAKPPTDGPLVAARSKFAGKLSMIGISPYYRGLRGNFRVFESGGFEGMATQWTAAIESGADWIEIVTWNDWGESTYVAPYGDIRRQDLWNYHWGPLLSHEAFLKASRYYIDWFKSSRRPRIDHPSIYYFYRLHPKSAYGIASPDTNEQGRPKGWEDLVDCICVTTFLPRPLTVDVTVGGHRRSATMPAGVHHYAFEMSEGPIVMTIIDQGRSIAEKQLEFPITNTGQTGNFNYFAGEIPLP; the protein is encoded by the coding sequence ATGCTGAGCACTGTCGGCCGGCTGCTCTTCGCGACGGTCTCTGCGTGGATAGCACTAAGCCAAACGAGTTGCGCGGAAGATCGGCTATCTTTGCCCAAAATGGTCTTCGCCCACTACATGGTTTGTTGCCCTACGAATGGGCTCGGCGCGACCGTCGAGGACTTTGAGCACGAAATCGCTATAGCAAGAACTTATGGACTCGATGGGTTTGCCCTGAATGTGCCGGGTTGGTCACGAGAGCCTCACTATCTTGATATCAGTCGGCGGATGTTTGCAGCCGCAGAACGGTCTGCCCCATCGTTCAAGCTCTTTCTGTCCTTCGACGATGCCCCCGTCAGTGACAGCGCAACGATGCTGATCGAGCTTTCGGCCAGTCCCGCCTATCTGCAGGTTGAAGGCCGTCCAGTGGTCAGCACCTATTCGGGCACGCCAGAATGGGGCGCGGCCTTGAGGGAGCGGCTGTCTTCCTCTGGAGTAAGGCCATTCCTTGTCCCCAACTACCAGTATCTCACGGACAGAGTCTGGTCGCGGAACTACAGCCGCCCGACGGCGCAATTCCTCGACAGCCTTTTTCGCGGCCATCCCGACATCAATGGCTATTTCGTTTTCGGCCCCGATCTCGGCTACGCAAAACCACCGACAGACGGACCGCTGGTGGCCGCGCGGAGCAAATTTGCGGGCAAACTCTCGATGATTGGCATCAGCCCATATTATCGAGGCCTGCGCGGCAATTTTCGCGTTTTCGAGAGCGGAGGCTTCGAGGGCATGGCGACACAATGGACGGCCGCCATCGAATCGGGGGCAGACTGGATCGAGATCGTTACGTGGAATGATTGGGGCGAATCCACCTATGTCGCGCCCTATGGCGACATCAGGCGTCAGGATCTATGGAATTACCACTGGGGTCCACTTCTGAGCCACGAGGCATTCCTGAAGGCGAGCCGCTATTATATCGATTGGTTCAAGTCATCGCGGCGCCCGCGCATCGACCATCCATCAATCTACTATTTCTATCGCCTCCATCCCAAGTCTGCCTACGGCATAGCCTCTCCCGACACCAACGAGCAAGGGCGCCCCAAGGGCTGGGAAGACCTCGTAGACTGCATTTGCGTGACGACCTTTTTGCCTCGGCCTCTAACGGTCGATGTGACCGTGGGAGGCCATCGACGGTCGGCAACGATGCCGGCAGGTGTCCACCACTATGCGTTCGAAATGTCCGAAGGTCCCATAGTCATGACGATCATCGATCAGGGCCGGTCGATCGCGGAAAAGCAGCTGGAATTCCCTATCACGAACACTGGCCAGACCGGAAACTTTAATTACTTCGCAGGCGAGATTCCACTACCCTGA